In Rattus rattus isolate New Zealand chromosome 3, Rrattus_CSIRO_v1, whole genome shotgun sequence, one genomic interval encodes:
- the Adamtsl4 gene encoding LOW QUALITY PROTEIN: ADAMTS-like protein 4 (The sequence of the model RefSeq protein was modified relative to this genomic sequence to represent the inferred CDS: inserted 1 base in 1 codon) encodes MELWLGRLWLYVMLLLPLLQLCQDQELLGPSLQTPSEEDQVPEGLWGPWGRWASCSQPCGVGVQRRSRTCELHPALSLPPRPPRHPEAPRPRGQGSRPQTPRDPQSLYRPQPRGRGGPLRGPASQVGREETQEPQGAQRFRVRDPIKPGMFGYGRVPFALPLHRSRRLAHKPGQPKVSSTAEETLPSQPPSTEPASEKHSPHKPPELRAQSRSPSAETPRSGTAQTEVXPRTSSAPLDMGIPAPTSSFRDSRSFQGSPGPRMPASQGAERQPHPFSPVTRSQLGRRHWRLPGSPHRSPDGWLPLTRDSSPHWSLFAPSIPTPECSGESEQMRACSQEPCPPEQPDPRALQCAAFDSQEFMGQLYQWEPFTEVQGSQRCELNCRPRGFRFYVRHTEKVQDGTLCQPGSLDICVAGRCLSPGCDGILGSGRRPDGCGVCGGDGSTCRLVSGNLTDRGGPLGYQKILWIPAGASHLRISQFRPSSNYLALRGPGGRSIINGNWAVDPPGSYAAVGTVFQYNRPPREEGKGETLSAEGPTTQPVDVYMIFQEDNPGVFYQYVTSAAPESPSTKPSALQLQPEMLRGEPLLPSAPRPVRAPGTLQRQARIPQVPPPTHVRTAMGSSAGYWKQVGHSECSASCGKGVWRPIFLCVSRESGEELDEQSCAVGARPPASPEPCHGPPCPPYWEAGEWTSCSRSCGPGTEHRQLLCRQEFGGGGSSVPPERCGHLPRPNITQPCQLRLCGHWEISSPWSQCSVRCGRGQRSRQVRCVGSNGHEVGKQECASGPPPPPSREACDMGPCTTAWFYSDWSSKCSAECGTGIQRRAVVCLRSGETLQGDPEAGSTEQGCPLRSRPPDMRACSLGPCEKTWRWYTGPWSECSSECGSGTQHRDIICVSKLGTEFNVTSPSNCSHLPRPPALQPCQGQACEDRWFSTLWSPCSQSCQGGVQTREVQCLSSNHTLSSRCPPHLRPSRKRPCNSQPCNQRPDDQCKDSSPHCPLVVQARLCVYPYYTATCCRSCAHVLEQSQLEPA; translated from the exons ATGGAGCTTTGGCTGGGCAG GCTCTGGCTGTATGTCATGCTGCTCTTGCCTCTCCTTCAGCTCTGCCAGGATCAGGAG CTGTTGGGTCCTTCTCTTCAGACACCATCAGAGGAGGACCAGGTCCCTGAGGGTCTCTGGGGACCTTGGGGCCGATGGGCCTCCTGCTCCCAGCCCTGTGGGGTGGGAGTGCAGCGCCGGAGCCGAACATGTGAACTGCACCcagccctgtccctccctccccgaCCCCCAAGACATCCAGAAGCCCCCCGGCCCCGGGGCCAGGGCTCCAGACCCCAGACTCCACGGGATCCCCAGTCCCTGTATAGGCCACAGCCTCGGGGAAGGGGTGGCCCTCTTCGAGGTCCCGCTTCtcaagtggggagagaggagacccAGGAGCCTCAGGGGGCCCAGAG GTTCCGGGTTCGAGACCCTATCAAGCCAGGGATGTTCGGTTACGGGCGAGTGCCCTTTGCTTTGCCCCTGCACCGGAGCCGCAGGCTTGCTCACAAACCTGGACAGCCCAAGGTCTCCTCTACAGCGGAAGAGACGCTTCCATCCCAGCCTCCAAGCACAGAACCAGCCTCTGAAAAGCACAGCCCCCACAAGCCCCCTGAACTGCGTGCCCAATCCCGTTCCCCCTCAGCTGAAACTCCAAGGTCTGGAACGGCTCAGACAGAAG CCCCCAGAACCAGTTCTGCTCCTCTGGACATGGGGATCCCTGCACCCACCTCCTCCTTTAGAGACAGTAGGTCTTTCCAGGGATCCCCTGGGCCACGAATGCCAGCTTCCCAGGGAGCAGAGCGACAGCCacatcctttctctcctgtcaCCCGGAGCCAGCTGGGCCGGAGGCACTGGAGACTTCCGGGGAGTCCTCACAGGTCCCCAGATGGCTGGCTGCCTCTGACAAGGGACTCCAGCCCACACTGGAGCCTCTTTGCTCCCAGTATCCCCACTCCAGAATGTTCTGGGGAAAGTGAACAGATGAGAGCCTGCAGCCAAGAG CCTTGCCCCCCTGAGCAGCCAGACCCCAGGGCCCTGCAGTGTGCCGCCTTTGACTCCCAGGAATTCATGGGCCAGCTGTACCAGTGGGAGCCCTTCACCGAAG TTCAAGGCTCCCAgcgctgtgaactgaactgccgccCCCGTGGCTTCCGATTTTATGTCCGTCACACTGAAAAGGTGCAAGATGGGACCCTGTGTCAGCCTGGATCCCTAGACATTTGTGTGGCTGGACGCTGCCTG AGCCCCGGCTGTGATGGGATCCTTGGCTCTGGCAGGCGTCCGGATGGCTGTGGAGTCTGTGGGGGTGACGGCTCTACCTGCCGTCTCGTTTCGGGGAATCTCACTGACCGAGGGGGCCCCTTGGGCTATCAGAAGATCCTGTGGATTCCTGCGGGAGCCTCTCATCTTCGCATTTCCCAGTTCCGACCCAGTTCCAATTACCTTG CACTTCGAGGGCCTGGTGGCCGCTCCATTATCAACGGGAACTGGGCTGTAGATCCTCCAGGATCCTACGCGGCCGTGGGGACGGTCTTCCAGTATAACCGGCCTCCTCGGGAGGAGGGCAAGGGGGAGACTCTGTCAGCAGAAGGCCCTACCACCCAGCCTGTGGATGTCTAT ATGATCTTTCAAGAGGACAACCCAGGTGTCTTCTATCAGTATGTCACCTCTGCAGCCCCAGAGAGCCCTTCCACAAAGCCTTCAGCCCTTCAGCTTCAGCCTG AGATGCTGAGGGGGGAGCCCTTACTCCCTTCAGCCCCCCGCCCAGTTCGGGCACCAGGCACCCTCCAGCGTCAGGCGCGGATTCCCCAAGTGCCTCCTCCGACTCATGTCAGGACGGCCATGGGATCTTCGGCTGGGTACTGGAAGCAGGTGGGGCACTCTGAATGTTCAGCGTCCTGTGGCAAAG GTGTTTGGCGCCCCATCTTCCTCTGCGTTTCCCGTGAGTCAGGAGAAGAGTTGGATGAACAGAGCTGTGCCGTGGGGGCCAGACCCCCAGCTTCCCCTGAACCCTGCCATGGACCACCGTGTCCCCCATA CTGGGAGGCTGGCGAGTGGACGTCCTGCAGCCGCTCCTGTGGCCCTGGCACCGAGCATCGCCAGCTGCTCTGCAGACAGGAATTCGGAGGCGGTGGCTCCTCAGTGCCCCCAGAGCGTTGCGGACATCTCCCCCGGCCCAACATCACCCAGCCCTGTCAGCTGCGCCTTTGTGGCCACTGGGAGATTAGCTCCCCCTGGAGCCAG TGCTCTGTGCGCTGTGGTCGTGGTCAGAGGAGCCGGCAAGTGCGGTGTGTTGGAAGTAATGGCCATGAGGTGGGCAAGCAGGAGTGTGCTTCCGGGCCCCCGCCACCTCCCAGCAGAGAGGCCTGTGACATGGGCCCCTGTACCACAGCCTGGTTCTACAGTGACTGGAGTTCCAAG TGCTCAGCCGAGTGTGGGACAGGCATCCAGAGACGCGCTGTGGTCTGCCTTAGGAGTGGGGAGACCCTTCAGGGGGACCCAGAAGCAGGAAGCACTGAGCAGGGCTGCCCTCTCAGAAGCCGCCCTCCTGACATGCGTGCCTGCAGTTTAGGGCCCTGTGAAAAGACATGGCGCTGGTACACCGGGCCCTGGAGTGAG TGCTCCTCTGAGTGTGGGTCTGGCACACAGCACAGAGACATTATCTGTGTATCCAAACTGGGGACCGAGTTCAACGTGACTTCTCCCAGCAACTGCTCCCACCTACCCAGGCCTCCTGCCCTGCAGCCCTGTCAGGGCCAGGCCTGTGAGGACCGATGGTTCTCTACTCTCTGGAGTCCG TGTTCTCAATCCTGTCAAGGAGGTGTGCAGACGAGGGAAGTCCAGTGCCTGAGTAGCAACCACACTCTCAGCTCCCGATGTCCTCCGCACCTGCGACCTTCTAGGAAGCGGCCCTGTAACAGCCAACCCTGCAACCAGCGACCAG ATGACCAATGCAAGGACAGTTCTCCACACTGCCCCCTGGTGGTACAGGCACGGCTCTGCGTCTACCCCTACTACACAGCTACCTGCTGCCGCTCCTGTGCCCATGTCCTGGAGCAGTCCCAACTGGAACCTGCTTGA